A window of the Phaseolus vulgaris cultivar G19833 chromosome 5, P. vulgaris v2.0, whole genome shotgun sequence genome harbors these coding sequences:
- the LOC137836011 gene encoding glyoxylase I 4-like, with translation MKEIVENPLHLKSVNHISLVCTSVVKSINFYQNVLGFFPIRRPGSFDFDGAWLFGYGIGIHLLQLEEPNVIPRKKEINPKDNHISFQCESMVAVEKKLEEMEMEYVRATVEEGGIKVDQLFFHDPDGFMIEICNCDSLPVIPLGGDMVRSCSRVNLQMLQHRQIHQIVKQDSTKIQNAIV, from the exons atgaaagaaatcgTAGAAAACCCTCTGCACCTAAAGTCCGTCAACCACATCTCCCTCGTCTGCACCTCCGTCGTAAAATCCATCAACTTCTATCAGAACGTTCTCGGCTTCTTCCCCATCAGAAGGCCAGGATCATTTGATTTTGACGGCGCATG GCTATTTGGATATGGAATTGGGATTCACTTGCTTCAATTAGAGGAGCCGAACGTGattccaagaaagaaagaaatcaaTCCAAAGGATAATCACATATCATTCCAG TGTGAAAGCATGGTGGCAGTGGAGAAGAAGCTTGAGGAAATGGAGATGGAGTACGTGCGTGCAACGGTGGAAGAAGGTGGGATCAAAGTGGACCAGTTGTTTTTCCATGACCCAGATGGGTTCATGATCGAGATATGCAACTGTGATAGCCTTCCGGTGATTCCTTTGGGAGGTGACATGGTTAGGTCATGCTCTCGAGTGAACCTTCAGATGCTTCAACACAGACAGATACACCAGATTGTGAAACAGGACTCAACCAAAATTCAAAATGCTATTGTTTAA
- the LOC137836017 gene encoding uncharacterized protein At2g34160-like — MEAITEGVNNINITDSYKKNRIQVSNTKKPLFFYVNLAKRYMQQHNEVELSALGMAIATVVTVAEILKNNGLAVEKKITTSTVDIKDDSRGRPVQKAKIEIVLGKTANFDELMAAAAAEDGENGDEQNA, encoded by the exons atGGAAGCCATAACAGAGGGAGTGAACAACATCAACATCACCGATTCCTACAAGAAGAATCGCATTCAGGTCTCCAACACCAAGAAGCCCCTCTTCTTCTACGTTAATCTCGCCAAG AGATACATGCAACAGCATAACGAGGTCGAACTTTCAGCACTAGGAATGG CTATTGCCACAGTGGTAACTGTTgctgaaattttgaaaaacaacgGACTTGCTGTTGAGAAGA AAATCACGACATCAACTGTTGATATAAAGGACGATTCTAGAGGTAGACCTGTTCAAAAGGCCAAG ATTGAAATAGTACTTGGGAAGACAGCAAACTTCGACGAATTGATGGCTGCTGCAGCTGCTGAAGACGGTGAAAATGGGGACGAGCAAAACGCATAA
- the LOC137836018 gene encoding nodulin-30-like produces MRAILITLFLILSVVVAEEAEDAAIVETIDPAKEAGISVATNPAKDHGIGGTGEINDLAEDAGVGISKAIYQTLSGQPEAYESPRFKRFVTHCSSHVAETCSDPMHYEGGIRNPTGLSHCIFDSMKACLANHKASLYDSARSKTLNLKPTKVEYLPVIIQTVKFQTVLKTCSQVSAQSCLSDSDVDASTLGACLLPSLNQCVYHTQMPPLPPPPLPPPLRPPPQRPTPPAPPADKTRR; encoded by the exons ATGAGAGCCATACTAATTACTCTGTTCTTGATCCTAAGTGTGGTAGTTGCAGAAGAGGCAGAAGATGCTGCAATTGTTGAAACCATTGATCCTGCAAAAGAAGCAGGAATTTCTGTAGCAACTAATCCTGCAAAAGATCATGGAATTGGTGGAACTGGTGAAATCAATGATCTTGCTGAAGATGCTGGAGTTGGTATTAGCAAAGCCATTTATCAAACACTTAGTGGGCAACCTGAAGCGTACGAATCTCCAAGATTCAAGAGGTTTGTGACACATTGCAGCTCACATGTTGCTGAAACATGCAGTGATCCAATGCACTATGAGGGTGGAATCCGTAACCCAACTGGGTTGTCTCACTGCATTTTTGATTCCATGAAAGCATGCTTGGCAAATCATAAAGCCTCGCTTTATGACTCCGCTCGTTCCAAAACCCTAAATCTTAAACCCACAAAAGTCGAATATTTACCGGTTATCATTCAGACAGTAAAATTTCAAACTGTGTTGAAAACCTGCTCTCAAGTCAGTGCACAAAGTTGTTTGAGTGATTCTGATGTTGATGCATCAACTTTAGGAGCTTGTCTCTTACCATCTTTGAACCAGTGTGTGTATCATACTCAAATGCCACCTCTACCACCTCCACCACTTCCACCACCTCTACGTCCACCACCTCAACGTCCAACACCTCCTGCTCCACCTGCTG ATAAGACAAGAAGATAA